Proteins found in one Anoplolepis gracilipes chromosome 7, ASM4749672v1, whole genome shotgun sequence genomic segment:
- the LOC140667414 gene encoding tumor protein p63-regulated gene 1-like protein isoform X1, with the protein MEETCLDDGLAVNFERATLEIANTDSVKSAAESTDDTSKRNSASKNVCNLPFKHIDVHTFFTDRNEVVERAINDCTENLIKENDDELVGSWLLTEISLWDTEKERLVLLSTKALYSVKYDFISLKILEFNRIPISLFDTIVAGELIYPSTSLAPRLSGLAEGVSSVIQCAVRQEWSSVTGCSSLTQFEPRKRHMSGIRLLWNRGEPLPFVKKWNPFAKDIPWLTYASHPLFWYKAGTEVVKTRFDIEAFHTTLKSLLSHECNAVTMPIIIENYCGLGALVHNRNGLGFFKIRGKVSF; encoded by the exons ctGTCAAATCTGCGGCGGAAAGCACAGATGACACGTCAAAACGAAATTCCGCTTCGAAAAATGTGTGTAATTTGCCGTTTAAGCATATAGACGTTCATACATTTTTCACTGATAGAAATGAAGTTGTGGAAAGAGCGATAAATGATTGCACTGAAAATCTGATAAAGGAAAACGACGACGAGCTTGTAGGAAGCTGGCTTCTGACAGA aaTAAGTCTGTGGGATACTGAAAAGGAGAGACTCGTATTACTATCGACAAAAGCTCtttattctgtaaaatatgattttatttctctaaaaatacTTGAGTTTAATCGAATACCTATATCATTGTTCGATACAATAGTTGCAGGGGAATTGATTTATCCATCCACTTCTCTTGCACC ACGATTAAGTGGATTAGCGGAAGGTGTGTCGTCTGTAATTCAATGTGCAGTACGTCAAGAATGGTCATCTGTGACAGGTTGCTCTAGTCTTACTCAATTTGAACCTAG gaAGCGACATATGTCGGGGATAAGACTTTTGTGGAATAGAGGAGAGCCTCTgccttttgtaaaaaaatggaatCCGTTTGCAAAAGATATACCATGGCTCACGTATGCTAGTCATCCGTTATTCTGGTATAAAG CTGGAACTGAAGTTGTCAAAACAAGATTTGATATAGAAGCTTTTCATACCACGCTCAAAAGTTTATTATCGCATGAATGCAATGCTGTTACTATGCCGATCATTATAGAGAATTATTGCGGTCTCGGTGCTTTGGTGCACAATAGGAATGGCTTAGGTTTCTTTAAAATACGCGGCAAAGTCAGTTTCTAA
- the LOC140667414 gene encoding tumor protein p63-regulated gene 1-like protein isoform X2 — MEETCLDDGLAVNFERATLEIANTDSVKSAAESTDDTSKRNSASKNVCNLPFKHIDVHTFFTDRNEVVERAINDCTENLIKENDDELVGSWLLTEISLWDTEKERLVLLSTKALYSVKYDFISLKILEFNRIPISLFDTIVAGELIYPSTSLAPKRHMSGIRLLWNRGEPLPFVKKWNPFAKDIPWLTYASHPLFWYKAGTEVVKTRFDIEAFHTTLKSLLSHECNAVTMPIIIENYCGLGALVHNRNGLGFFKIRGKVSF, encoded by the exons ctGTCAAATCTGCGGCGGAAAGCACAGATGACACGTCAAAACGAAATTCCGCTTCGAAAAATGTGTGTAATTTGCCGTTTAAGCATATAGACGTTCATACATTTTTCACTGATAGAAATGAAGTTGTGGAAAGAGCGATAAATGATTGCACTGAAAATCTGATAAAGGAAAACGACGACGAGCTTGTAGGAAGCTGGCTTCTGACAGA aaTAAGTCTGTGGGATACTGAAAAGGAGAGACTCGTATTACTATCGACAAAAGCTCtttattctgtaaaatatgattttatttctctaaaaatacTTGAGTTTAATCGAATACCTATATCATTGTTCGATACAATAGTTGCAGGGGAATTGATTTATCCATCCACTTCTCTTGCACC gaAGCGACATATGTCGGGGATAAGACTTTTGTGGAATAGAGGAGAGCCTCTgccttttgtaaaaaaatggaatCCGTTTGCAAAAGATATACCATGGCTCACGTATGCTAGTCATCCGTTATTCTGGTATAAAG CTGGAACTGAAGTTGTCAAAACAAGATTTGATATAGAAGCTTTTCATACCACGCTCAAAAGTTTATTATCGCATGAATGCAATGCTGTTACTATGCCGATCATTATAGAGAATTATTGCGGTCTCGGTGCTTTGGTGCACAATAGGAATGGCTTAGGTTTCTTTAAAATACGCGGCAAAGTCAGTTTCTAA
- the LOC140667412 gene encoding C1GALT1-specific chaperone 1 isoform X1 encodes MRFRFLKQRSVFLIGSGIGFVFPLLLSFLRNIFVINSISEQNQSLWQPEYYLSKKSHHEEIILRHWKKVERMSGYFNTVTYYTWLTAQDLRLHHLDLDRYLYGPKKAYNTREIESVEWYWLKERVSVTCIVFVEKLKLGRAIRDTWGKRCNSIYFFGHHLKDAELPIINIDTKILSSWQLLCEAMNYIWKKTADKLEWIIFVKDNTMVIPENLRYIIAPLDHRDDYYLGHPIVLWGQTYNVAQSGYVLSRGALAKIVEMFNTTEKCSAGGKYWKKEDYYLGKHLSSLGIRSSDTRDQYLRGTFHGYSLQNLLWGVIRPASYFTRALYPTKAECCSPISVTFSVSEPDKMHMLNYLLYHLHVFDGRGKFGNIPAKIQVPEDNVWKIALQEEFNITHLNDISSDTYYEIWHSKYSEPGQLRIGKNYRMTPDALNCLLASYKTGKKSTFNCKTVIDSTKT; translated from the exons ATGCgttttcgatttttaaaacAGAGATCTGTATTCCTGATTGGTTCGGGAATTGGTTTTGTTTttccattattattatcttttttaagaaatatatttgtgattaattctATATCCGAACAAAATCAATCATTGTGGCAGCCTGAGTATTATTTGAGTAAAAAATCTCATcatgaagaaattattttacggcATTGGAAAAAAGTGGAGAGGATGTCTGGCTATTTTAATACCGTTACATATTACACTTGGTTGACGGCACAAGACTTGAGATTACATCACCTTGATTTggatagatatttatatggtCCCAAGAAAGCATATAATACAAGAGAGATTGAAAGCGTGGAGTGGTACTGGTTAAAAGAACGAGTGTCTGTCACATGTATAGTTTTTGTAGAAAAACTTAAATTGGGGAGAGCAATCCGGGATACATGGGGTAAACGCTGTAACAGTATCTACTTTTTTGGACATCATTTGAAAGACGCCGAATTgcctattataaatatagatacaaaGATTCTGTCCTCCTGGCAATTGCTGTGCGAAGCTATGAATTACATTTGGAAAAAAACGGCGGACAAATTGGAGTGGATTATTTTCGTAAAGGACAATACTATGGTCATACCGGAGAACCTGCGCTACATAATCGCTCCGTTAGATCACAGAGATGATTATTACCTGGGTCATCCGATAGTTCTGTGGGGCCAAACTTATAATGTTGCTCAATCTGGATATGTTCTTAGCAGAGGAGCACTGGCTAAAATAGTTGAAATGTTTAATACTACAGAAAAATGTAGTGCAGGTGGAAAGTATTGGAAGAAGGAAGATTATTATCTTg GAAAACACCTATCGTCCTTGGGCATACGTTCATCCGATACCAGAGATCAGTATTTGAGAGGTACTTTTCATGGTTATTCTCTACAAAATCTTCTATGGGGTGTTATCAGACCAGCTAGTTATTTTACACGGGCTCTCTATCCAACGAAAGCAGAATGCTGCTCGCCGATATCCGTGACTTTTAGCGTCAGTGAGCCCGACAAAATGCacatgttaaattatttgctaTATCACTTGCATGTATTTGATGGTAGAGGCAAATTTGGTAACATACCTGCCAAGATTCAAGTACCCGAAGATAAT GTGTGGAAGATTGCACTGCAGGAAGAATTCAACATCACGCATTTGAACGATATATCGAGTGACacttattatgaaatatggcACTCGAAATATTCGGAACCAGGACAGCTaagaattggaaaaaattatcgaatgACGCCGGATGCGCTAAATTGTTTATTGGCGAGTTACAAAACGGGAAAAAAATCtacatttaattgtaaaactgTCATCGATAGTACAAAAACCTAA
- the LOC140667412 gene encoding C1GALT1-specific chaperone 1 isoform X2: MSGYFNTVTYYTWLTAQDLRLHHLDLDRYLYGPKKAYNTREIESVEWYWLKERVSVTCIVFVEKLKLGRAIRDTWGKRCNSIYFFGHHLKDAELPIINIDTKILSSWQLLCEAMNYIWKKTADKLEWIIFVKDNTMVIPENLRYIIAPLDHRDDYYLGHPIVLWGQTYNVAQSGYVLSRGALAKIVEMFNTTEKCSAGGKYWKKEDYYLGKHLSSLGIRSSDTRDQYLRGTFHGYSLQNLLWGVIRPASYFTRALYPTKAECCSPISVTFSVSEPDKMHMLNYLLYHLHVFDGRGKFGNIPAKIQVPEDNVWKIALQEEFNITHLNDISSDTYYEIWHSKYSEPGQLRIGKNYRMTPDALNCLLASYKTGKKSTFNCKTVIDSTKT, from the exons ATGTCTGGCTATTTTAATACCGTTACATATTACACTTGGTTGACGGCACAAGACTTGAGATTACATCACCTTGATTTggatagatatttatatggtCCCAAGAAAGCATATAATACAAGAGAGATTGAAAGCGTGGAGTGGTACTGGTTAAAAGAACGAGTGTCTGTCACATGTATAGTTTTTGTAGAAAAACTTAAATTGGGGAGAGCAATCCGGGATACATGGGGTAAACGCTGTAACAGTATCTACTTTTTTGGACATCATTTGAAAGACGCCGAATTgcctattataaatatagatacaaaGATTCTGTCCTCCTGGCAATTGCTGTGCGAAGCTATGAATTACATTTGGAAAAAAACGGCGGACAAATTGGAGTGGATTATTTTCGTAAAGGACAATACTATGGTCATACCGGAGAACCTGCGCTACATAATCGCTCCGTTAGATCACAGAGATGATTATTACCTGGGTCATCCGATAGTTCTGTGGGGCCAAACTTATAATGTTGCTCAATCTGGATATGTTCTTAGCAGAGGAGCACTGGCTAAAATAGTTGAAATGTTTAATACTACAGAAAAATGTAGTGCAGGTGGAAAGTATTGGAAGAAGGAAGATTATTATCTTg GAAAACACCTATCGTCCTTGGGCATACGTTCATCCGATACCAGAGATCAGTATTTGAGAGGTACTTTTCATGGTTATTCTCTACAAAATCTTCTATGGGGTGTTATCAGACCAGCTAGTTATTTTACACGGGCTCTCTATCCAACGAAAGCAGAATGCTGCTCGCCGATATCCGTGACTTTTAGCGTCAGTGAGCCCGACAAAATGCacatgttaaattatttgctaTATCACTTGCATGTATTTGATGGTAGAGGCAAATTTGGTAACATACCTGCCAAGATTCAAGTACCCGAAGATAAT GTGTGGAAGATTGCACTGCAGGAAGAATTCAACATCACGCATTTGAACGATATATCGAGTGACacttattatgaaatatggcACTCGAAATATTCGGAACCAGGACAGCTaagaattggaaaaaattatcgaatgACGCCGGATGCGCTAAATTGTTTATTGGCGAGTTACAAAACGGGAAAAAAATCtacatttaattgtaaaactgTCATCGATAGTACAAAAACCTAA